Proteins encoded together in one Eubalaena glacialis isolate mEubGla1 chromosome 7, mEubGla1.1.hap2.+ XY, whole genome shotgun sequence window:
- the ID4 gene encoding DNA-binding protein inhibitor ID-4 codes for MKAVSPVRPSGRKAPSGCGGGELALRCLAEHGHSLGGSAAAAAAAAAARCKAAEAAADEPALCLQCDMNDCYSRLRRLVPTIPPNKKVSKVEILQHVIDYILDLQLALETHPALLRQPAPPAPPHHPAGTCPAAPPRTPLTALNTDPAGAVNKQGDSILCR; via the exons ATGAAGGCGGTGAGCCCGGTGCGCCCCTCGGGCCGTAAGGCGCCGTCGGGCTGCGGCGGCGGGGAGCTGGCGCTGCGCTGCCTGGCCGAGCACGGCCACAGCCTGGGCGGCTCGGCGgccgcggcggccgcggcggcggcaGCGCGCTGCAAGGCGGCCGAGGCGGCGGCCGACGAGCCGGCGCTTTGCCTGCAGTGCGATATGAACGACTGCTACAGCCGCCTGCGGAGGCTGGTGCCCACCATCCCACCCAACAAGAAAGTGAGCAAAGTGGAGATCCTGCAGCACGTTATCGACTACATTCTGGACCTGCAGCTGGCGCTGGAGACGCACCCGGCTCTGCTGAGGCAGCCGGCGCCGCCGGCGCCGCCGCACCACCCGGCCGGGACCTGTCCGGCCGCGCCGCCGCGGACCCCGCTCACGGCGCTCAACACCGACCCG GCCGGCGCGGTGAACAAGCAGGGCGACAGCATTCTGTGCCGCTGA